In Myxococcaceae bacterium JPH2, the DNA window TGGTGCAGGAGGTCGCCGCCGCGTCGCGCGAGCAGGCGGTGGGCGTCACGCAGATCAGCCAGGCCATGGGCCGCATGGACCAGGTCACCCAGCGCAGCGCCGCGGCGGCCGAGGAGCTGTCCTCCACCGCCGAGGAGATGGCGCAGCAGGCGCAGGGCCTGTCGGAGATGGTGGCCTTCTTCCAGGTGTCGCACGACGGCCCCACGGGTCTGCCGGCCCGCCACGCGCGCATCGCCCCGGTCGCGCCGCGCGCTCCGGCGCCTCGGCGGGCCGCGCCCGCGCGCACCCCGCCGCCGCGTCTTGCCCCCGAGGTCAACACGGTGGTGGACGCCTCCGATGAGGGCTTCACGCCCTTCGACGGGGGCACGCGATGATGGCCGCGCCCACCAGCGAGTTGGAGCAGTACCTCACGTTCCACATGGCCGGTGAGGCCTTCGCGGTGGGCATCCTGCAGGTGCGGGAGATCCTCCGCTACGAGACCGTCACCCGCGTGCCGGGCAGCCCGCGCGCGGTGCGGGGCGCCATGAACGTGCGAGGCAGCGTGGTGCCCGTGGTGGACCTGCGGATGACCTTCGAGGGGCAGGAGAGCGCCATCACCCCCAAGACGTGCGTCGTCCTGGTGGAGCTTCCCCAAGCCGAGGGCACCGGGGTGATGGGGCTCCTGGCGGACACGGTGGATCAGGTCATCGACCTGCGCCCCGAGGACATCGAGCCCGTGCCCACGCTGGGCGTTCGCATGGACGCCCGCTACCTGTCGGGCCTGGGGCGGCTGAACCAGCAGTTCGTCCTCATCCTCGACATCGCCCGGACGCTGTCTCCCGAGGCGCTCGCCGCGCGCGAGGAGCCGCCGAGCCCCGCCGTTTCGAGTGACCTCGCGCTCGCCCCGGAGCCCGCGGTCGAAGCCACACCGGCGGAGCCCTCGGGCCCCTGATGACCACGTCCTCCCGCCCCCACGTCTTTCCGGGCGCACCCGAGCCGCGCCCGCTGAACGACGAGGAGTTCCAGCGCTTCCGCGCGTGGGTGCACCAGGAGAGCGGCATCCTGCTGGCGGAGACCAAGAAGGCCTTCCTCACCGCGCGGCTCGGGCACCGCATCCGCGCCCTGGGCCTGCCTTCGTTCGGCGCCTACTACCAGCGCGTGACGAGCGGCGAGGACGCGG includes these proteins:
- a CDS encoding purine-binding chemotaxis protein CheW encodes the protein MMAAPTSELEQYLTFHMAGEAFAVGILQVREILRYETVTRVPGSPRAVRGAMNVRGSVVPVVDLRMTFEGQESAITPKTCVVLVELPQAEGTGVMGLLADTVDQVIDLRPEDIEPVPTLGVRMDARYLSGLGRLNQQFVLILDIARTLSPEALAAREEPPSPAVSSDLALAPEPAVEATPAEPSGP